From the genome of Haloarcula limicola, one region includes:
- a CDS encoding DUF2157 domain-containing protein encodes MKLQIDSGKLLYVLGVLFAAAAFLYFVRDVVFGLSITVKAVLLFLAFVAFFVAGVTVERDVLDVVAFALSGVAYVVFVGYVVIRYGPSETGTFLLLAISAALFVTLGYLLRQQTIDVPRRTATGVVVALLLVSAVLVGVDALGGDVTYDLRTEESVTVSPPARAPDSGYVNVDRAVGTMTATNPFVFTRALSLPTLDGCLVGTDAVPRDDVWLSYEFPDYERPDTIGGGASREFGVRASIPVDVNQTEPAAVAIERGTDCTVDRSAPTLIVSVGEGELRRD; translated from the coding sequence ATGAAGCTCCAGATCGACAGCGGAAAACTCCTGTATGTGCTCGGGGTGCTCTTCGCCGCGGCGGCGTTCCTCTACTTCGTCCGCGACGTGGTGTTCGGCCTCTCGATAACCGTCAAGGCCGTCCTGCTGTTCCTCGCGTTCGTCGCCTTCTTCGTCGCCGGCGTCACGGTCGAGCGGGACGTCTTAGACGTCGTCGCCTTCGCGCTCTCCGGGGTGGCCTACGTCGTCTTCGTCGGTTACGTCGTCATTCGATACGGACCGAGCGAGACCGGGACGTTCCTGTTGCTCGCTATCTCGGCGGCGCTGTTCGTGACGCTGGGGTACCTCCTCCGCCAGCAGACCATCGACGTGCCGCGGCGGACGGCCACCGGCGTCGTCGTCGCCCTCCTCCTCGTGAGCGCGGTACTGGTCGGCGTCGACGCGCTGGGCGGGGACGTGACCTACGACCTCCGGACCGAGGAGTCAGTGACCGTCTCACCACCGGCCAGAGCGCCCGATAGCGGCTACGTGAACGTCGACCGAGCCGTCGGGACGATGACCGCGACCAACCCGTTCGTCTTCACCCGAGCGCTCTCGCTGCCGACGCTCGACGGCTGTCTGGTCGGCACCGACGCGGTGCCCCGCGACGACGTGTGGCTCTCCTACGAGTTTCCCGACTACGAGCGCCCGGACACGATCGGTGGCGGGGCGAGCCGCGAGTTCGGCGTCAGGGCGAGCATCCCCGTCGACGTCAATCAGACCGAACCCGCGGCGGTCGCGATCGAACGAGGCACCGACTGCACCGTCGACCGCTCCGCGCCGACGCTGATCGTCTCGGTGGGCGAGGGAGAGCTCCGGCGCGATTAG